One window from the genome of Buchnera aphidicola (Macrosiphoniella sanborni) encodes:
- the hisB gene encoding bifunctional histidinol-phosphatase/imidazoleglycerol-phosphate dehydratase HisB yields MKNKILFIDRDGTLIDEPRDTHQVDSIDKLRFKKNVILSLSQFITLKYKLIIITNQDGLGSKSFLLEDFNKPHRFMLDVFSSQGINFDDILICPHFSNDNCLCRKPKTDMLKPWLNKIDRNNSYVIGDRDTDMELARNINISGIQYQEESYNWINITKHIIKYNRYAEIIRNTTETQSHVQLWLDSDDKSTIHTGINFFDHMLEQLSVHSGICMKINIKGDLDVDDHHTIEDTGIVLGEALLKALGNKIGLCRFGFYLPMDESKSNCIIDVSNRPYFIFQANFNYKMVGDLSTNMIEHFFYSLCCSMKITLHLYAEGKNDHHCAESLFKVFGRALRQAIKLEGNTLPTSKGIL; encoded by the coding sequence GTGAAAAATAAAATATTATTTATTGATCGAGATGGCACATTAATTGATGAACCAAGAGATACTCATCAAGTAGATTCAATAGATAAATTAAGATTTAAGAAAAATGTTATTTTATCTTTATCTCAATTTATAACATTAAAATACAAATTAATTATAATTACAAATCAAGATGGATTAGGAAGTAAAAGTTTTTTATTAGAAGATTTTAATAAACCTCATAGATTCATGTTAGATGTTTTTAGTTCACAAGGAATAAATTTTGATGATATATTAATTTGTCCTCATTTTTCTAATGATAATTGTTTATGTCGTAAACCTAAAACTGATATGCTAAAACCGTGGTTAAATAAAATAGATAGAAATAATAGTTATGTTATTGGTGATCGAGATACAGATATGGAATTAGCAAGAAATATTAATATATCAGGAATTCAATATCAAGAAGAATCTTATAATTGGATAAATATTACTAAACATATTATCAAATATAATAGATATGCAGAAATAATTAGAAATACAACAGAAACTCAATCGCATGTTCAATTATGGTTAGATTCAGATGATAAAAGTACAATTCATACCGGGATAAATTTTTTTGATCATATGTTAGAACAATTATCAGTACACAGTGGAATTTGTATGAAAATTAATATAAAAGGAGATCTTGACGTTGATGATCACCATACAATAGAAGATACTGGTATTGTTTTAGGAGAAGCATTATTAAAAGCTTTAGGAAATAAAATAGGTTTATGCAGATTTGGTTTTTATTTACCTATGGATGAAAGTAAATCTAATTGTATTATAGATGTATCAAATCGTCCATATTTTATTTTTCAAGCGAATTTTAATTATAAAATGGTTGGAGATCTTAGCACTAATATGATTGAACATTTTTTTTATTCTCTATGTTGTTCTATGAAAATTACACTTCATTTATATGCAGAAGGAAAAAATGATCATCATTGTGCTGAAAGTCTATTTAAAGTTTTTGGACGTGCATTACGTCAAGCCATTAAACTAGAAGGAAATACATTGCCTACTTCAAAAGGAATTTTATAA
- the dapE gene encoding succinyl-diaminopimelate desuccinylase, whose amino-acid sequence MICPITDLAKQLISIPSISPKDLGCQNIIIKRLYNIGFKIKKININDTENFWAFRGIGKTLTFLGHTDVVSPGEKQDWNTDPFTPVIHNGFLFGRGASDMKGALASMIVAAENFIKKFPYHKDRLSFLITSDEESSALNGTIKVVQYLQSKNNIINYCIVGEPTSTKKIGDVIKNGRRGSITVNLIVNGIQGHIAYPHLADNPIHKALPIILKILSIKLDNGNKFFSPSSINIANIHSGEGASNIIPKSLFVQFNIRFNTEVSESEIKSQIINILDESNVNYSVKWILSGMPFLTKKGVLTDTVIKSIEYFNNKKPILSTSGGTSDGRFVSLMGAEVIELGLTNPTIHKVNECVRISDLQLLSAIYEDIMKRLLL is encoded by the coding sequence ATGATTTGTCCAATTACTGATTTAGCAAAACAGTTAATTTCTATTCCATCTATTAGCCCGAAAGATTTAGGTTGTCAAAACATTATTATAAAACGTTTATATAATATTGGATTTAAAATTAAAAAAATTAATATTAATGATACAGAAAATTTTTGGGCTTTTAGAGGTATTGGAAAAACATTAACATTTTTAGGGCATACAGATGTAGTTTCACCAGGAGAAAAACAAGATTGGAATACAGATCCGTTTACTCCAGTGATTCATAATGGATTTTTATTTGGTCGAGGTGCGTCAGATATGAAAGGTGCTTTAGCATCTATGATTGTAGCTGCTGAAAATTTTATAAAAAAATTTCCATATCATAAAGACCGATTGTCGTTCCTTATTACCTCAGATGAAGAATCAAGTGCACTAAATGGTACTATTAAAGTAGTACAATATTTACAGTCGAAAAATAATATTATTAATTATTGCATAGTGGGAGAGCCAACTAGTACTAAAAAAATTGGAGATGTTATAAAAAATGGAAGACGAGGTTCTATTACAGTTAATTTAATAGTTAATGGAATTCAAGGACATATTGCGTATCCTCATTTAGCAGATAACCCAATACATAAAGCATTACCTATTATTTTGAAAATATTATCTATAAAATTAGATAATGGAAACAAATTTTTTTCACCTAGTAGTATAAATATTGCAAACATTCATTCTGGAGAAGGAGCGAGTAATATCATTCCTAAATCTTTATTTGTACAATTTAATATTCGTTTCAATACAGAAGTTTCAGAGAGCGAAATTAAATCTCAGATAATAAATATATTAGATGAAAGCAATGTTAATTATTCTGTAAAATGGATACTGTCAGGAATGCCTTTTCTTACGAAGAAAGGTGTATTAACAGATACCGTAATAAAATCTATTGAATATTTTAATAATAAAAAACCTATTTTATCGACTTCCGGTGGTACATCTGATGGAAGGTTTGTTTCTTTAATGGGTGCTGAAGTGATTGAACTTGGTTTAACTAATCCTACAATTCATAAAGTTAACGAATGTGTAAGAATATCTGATTTACAATTGTTAAGTGCTATATATGAAGATATTATGAAAAGATTGCTGCTTTAA
- the dapA gene encoding 4-hydroxy-tetrahydrodipicolinate synthase, with product MFKGSIVALITPMDEKGQICHSSLKKLINYHVLNKTTAIVSVGTTGESATLSQEEHINVVMLTLELADKRIPVIAGTGANATTEAISLTKRFEKSGISGCLTVTPYYNKPTQEGLYEHFKAISENTELPQILYNVPSRTGCDLLPETVARLAKFKNIIGIKEATGDLSRINKIKEIVKNDFLLISGDDATSLDFMQLGGQGVISVTANIAAREMAQICSYALQGDFINARSINKRLMLLHEALFIETNPIPVKWLAKKIGLIKNDTLRLPMTPILNSTCLQLEKAIQYANL from the coding sequence ATGTTCAAAGGAAGTATTGTTGCACTAATTACACCCATGGATGAAAAAGGTCAGATTTGTCATTCTAGTTTAAAAAAATTAATTAATTATCATGTATTAAATAAAACTACAGCTATTGTTTCTGTTGGAACAACAGGAGAATCAGCTACATTAAGTCAAGAAGAACATATTAATGTTGTCATGCTTACATTAGAATTAGCAGATAAACGCATTCCAGTCATTGCAGGAACAGGGGCCAACGCAACAACAGAAGCTATTTCTTTAACAAAAAGATTTGAAAAATCTGGTATTTCTGGATGTTTAACTGTTACACCCTATTACAATAAACCTACTCAAGAAGGATTATACGAACATTTTAAAGCTATTTCAGAAAATACTGAATTACCACAAATTTTATATAATGTTCCCAGTCGTACTGGATGTGATTTATTACCTGAAACAGTTGCTAGATTAGCTAAATTTAAAAATATCATAGGAATTAAAGAAGCAACTGGAGATTTATCAAGAATAAACAAAATAAAAGAAATAGTAAAAAATGATTTTTTATTGATTAGTGGGGATGATGCTACATCATTAGATTTTATGCAATTAGGTGGTCAAGGTGTCATATCAGTCACAGCCAATATCGCTGCTAGAGAGATGGCGCAAATTTGTTCTTATGCATTACAAGGAGATTTTATTAATGCAAGATCTATCAATAAACGTTTAATGTTATTACATGAAGCATTATTTATAGAAACTAATCCTATTCCTGTAAAATGGTTAGCTAAAAAAATAGGATTAATAAAAAATGATACACTTCGTTTGCCCATGACTCCAATTTTAAATTCTACATGTTTACAACTGGAGAAAGCAATTCAATATGCCAATCTTTAA
- the hisC gene encoding histidinol-phosphate transaminase — translation MENKILKLFRTNIQNLKPYQSARNIGGMHGEVLLNANESPISVLFKSKKKILNRYPENQPSDLISAYANYVQLSNEKILVTRGADEGIELLIKSFCEPEKDAVIYCPPTYDMYRVSAKIAGVKIKEIPTIKNTWQLDISSIRENLIGVKLIYICNPNNPTGNLIFKKDLLNLLKITSHRCLVVIDEAYIEFSPTDTMVNYLKEYSNLVILRTLSKAFALAGIRCGFILGNKDVISILKKVISPYPIPIPVTDIALQSLREDYIELMKHRVLHLNNNRIWLIKKLKSLRCVEEIFTSTANYVLVKFFMFNKIFKTLWEKGIILRNQHEKINLQRCIRISIGTHLENVHLIKELKNFSEKDMLEGDISEK, via the coding sequence ATGGAAAATAAAATTTTAAAATTATTTAGAACTAATATACAAAATCTAAAACCGTATCAATCAGCTAGAAATATTGGGGGAATGCACGGAGAAGTATTATTAAATGCTAATGAATCACCTATATCTGTTCTTTTTAAATCAAAAAAAAAAATATTGAATCGTTATCCTGAAAATCAACCGAGTGATTTAATATCTGCATATGCTAATTATGTTCAATTATCTAATGAAAAAATATTAGTTACGAGAGGTGCTGATGAAGGAATTGAATTATTAATAAAATCTTTTTGTGAACCTGAAAAAGATGCAGTGATTTATTGTCCTCCGACTTATGATATGTATAGAGTCAGTGCCAAAATAGCAGGTGTAAAAATAAAAGAGATTCCTACTATAAAAAATACTTGGCAATTAGATATATCAAGTATCAGAGAAAATTTAATTGGAGTAAAATTAATATATATTTGTAATCCTAATAATCCTACAGGTAATCTTATATTTAAGAAAGATCTTCTGAATTTATTGAAAATTACCTCTCATCGATGTTTAGTAGTAATTGATGAAGCTTATATTGAATTCTCTCCTACAGATACTATGGTAAATTATTTAAAAGAATATTCAAATTTAGTGATTTTACGTACACTATCTAAAGCTTTTGCATTGGCTGGCATAAGATGTGGTTTTATTCTCGGTAATAAAGATGTTATTAGCATTTTGAAAAAAGTTATTAGTCCTTATCCGATACCTATACCTGTTACTGATATTGCTCTACAATCTTTAAGAGAAGATTATATTGAATTAATGAAGCATAGAGTATTACATTTAAATAATAATCGTATTTGGTTAATAAAAAAATTAAAATCTCTTAGATGTGTAGAAGAAATATTTACAAGCACAGCAAATTATGTGTTAGTAAAGTTTTTTATGTTTAACAAAATTTTTAAGACGTTATGGGAAAAAGGAATAATCTTAAGAAATCAACATGAAAAAATTAACTTACAAAGATGTATCAGAATTTCAATAGGAACACATTTAGAAAATGTACATTTAATTAAAGAATTAAAAAATTTTTCTGAAAAAGATATGCTTGAAGGTGATATAAGTGAAAAATAA
- the hisG gene encoding ATP phosphoribosyltransferase, with protein MLDNNRVRVAMQKNGRLSNDSVKLLTCCGIKINLKQKKLIAFAENMPIDVMLVRDDDIPGLIMDGIVDLGIVGENVLEEELLKRKSHKLECSYITLRRLDFGICRLSLALPVNKTYSNITSLKNIRIATSYPHLLKQYLDSKNIIFKSCMLNGSVEVAPRAGLADAICDLVSTGATLEANGLREVEVVYHSHACLICKTGDINSKKKEVINKLMTRITGVIKARESKYIMLHAPINKLEEVISLLHGAERPTILKLAGDKNRVAMHMVSSETLFWETMEKLKILGASSILVLPIEKMME; from the coding sequence ATGTTAGATAACAATCGTGTGCGTGTAGCAATGCAAAAAAATGGTCGTTTAAGTAATGATTCTGTAAAGCTATTAACATGTTGTGGTATTAAAATCAATTTAAAACAAAAAAAATTGATAGCTTTTGCTGAAAATATGCCTATTGATGTCATGTTAGTACGTGATGATGATATTCCTGGACTAATAATGGATGGTATAGTAGATTTAGGAATAGTTGGAGAAAATGTACTAGAAGAAGAATTATTAAAACGAAAATCACATAAATTAGAATGTTCTTATATTACTTTAAGACGTCTTGATTTTGGAATTTGTAGGTTATCTTTAGCTTTACCTGTAAATAAAACTTATTCTAATATTACATCTTTAAAAAATATTAGAATAGCTACTTCATATCCTCATTTATTAAAACAATATCTTGATTCAAAAAATATTATATTTAAATCTTGTATGTTAAATGGATCAGTAGAAGTAGCTCCTAGAGCTGGTTTAGCTGATGCTATTTGTGATTTAGTTTCTACAGGAGCAACATTAGAAGCTAATGGTTTACGTGAGGTAGAAGTAGTGTATCATTCACATGCTTGTCTAATTTGTAAAACAGGAGATATTAATTCTAAAAAAAAAGAAGTAATCAATAAATTAATGACTCGTATTACAGGTGTAATTAAAGCACGTGAATCTAAATATATTATGTTACATGCGCCTATAAATAAATTAGAAGAAGTAATATCTTTATTACATGGCGCAGAAAGACCTACTATTTTAAAATTAGCAGGTGATAAAAATCGAGTAGCTATGCATATGGTAAGCAGTGAAACATTATTTTGGGAAACTATGGAAAAATTGAAAATATTAGGTGCTAGTTCAATTTTAGTATTACCAATTGAAAAAATGATGGAATAA
- the aroC gene encoding chorismate synthase, with protein sequence MSGNTIGKIFCVTTFGESHGEALGCVVDGTPPNLKLSCEDLQHDLNRRKPGTSRYTTPRQEMDKVHILSGIFNGYTTGTSIGLIIYNDDQRSKDYENIKNIFRPGHADYTYEKKYGIRDYRGGGRSSARETAMRVAAGGIAKKYLNNEYGINIRAYLSQIGDIHCPFQSWKERENNPFFCPNNENIIEIKNLIKSLKKDGDSIGAEITIIAENIPIGLGEPVFDRLDADLAHALISINAVKGLEIGDGFSVINQKGSIHRDEITPEGFSTNHAGGILGGISNGENIILKVAFKPTSSIRKQGNTINKNHEKVHIVTKGRHDPCVGLRAVPITEAMVAIVLMDHLLRFRAQCGKK encoded by the coding sequence ATGTCTGGCAATACAATTGGTAAAATATTTTGTGTAACTACTTTTGGCGAATCACACGGAGAAGCATTAGGATGTGTAGTTGATGGAACACCACCGAATCTTAAATTATCTTGTGAAGATTTACAACATGATTTAAATCGTAGAAAACCTGGTACATCTCGTTATACTACCCCACGTCAAGAAATGGATAAAGTTCATATACTTTCCGGTATATTTAATGGTTATACAACTGGGACTAGTATTGGGTTGATTATTTATAATGATGATCAACGATCAAAAGACTATGAAAATATAAAAAATATATTTCGACCAGGACATGCTGATTATACTTATGAAAAAAAATATGGAATAAGAGATTATCGTGGTGGAGGAAGATCTTCTGCTCGGGAAACAGCTATGCGAGTTGCAGCTGGAGGTATTGCAAAAAAATATCTTAACAATGAATATGGGATAAATATACGTGCATATTTATCTCAAATAGGAGATATACATTGCCCTTTTCAATCATGGAAAGAAAGAGAAAATAATCCTTTTTTTTGTCCTAATAATGAAAACATTATTGAAATTAAAAATTTAATTAAAAGCTTAAAAAAAGATGGAGATTCAATTGGAGCCGAAATAACAATTATTGCTGAAAATATACCTATAGGTCTTGGAGAACCTGTTTTTGATCGTCTTGATGCAGATCTAGCTCATGCATTAATAAGTATCAATGCAGTTAAAGGTTTAGAAATTGGAGATGGATTTTCAGTAATTAATCAAAAGGGTAGTATACATCGTGATGAAATTACACCAGAGGGATTTAGTACAAATCATGCTGGAGGTATTTTAGGAGGAATTAGCAACGGTGAAAATATTATATTAAAAGTAGCTTTTAAACCAACATCAAGCATTCGGAAACAAGGAAATACAATCAATAAAAACCATGAAAAAGTTCATATTGTTACGAAAGGCAGGCATGATCCATGCGTAGGTTTACGTGCAGTACCAATTACTGAAGCAATGGTAGCTATTGTTTTAATGGATCATTTATTAAGATTTCGTGCACAATGCGGTAAAAAATAA
- the tkt gene encoding transketolase: MCLRKELANAIRILSIDAVQNAKSGHPGMPMGMADIAEVLWRDFLKHSPRNPNWYNRDRFVLSNGHGSMLLYSLLHLTGYDLSIDELKNFRQLNSKTPGHPEIGETPGVETTTGPLGQGLANAVGMAIAERTLGAYFNRPGYNIIDHYTWVFVGDGCLMEGISHEVCSLAGTLNLGKLVVFYDKNNISIDGKVSNWFTDDTAKRFESYNWHVIDNINGHDSNMIHKSIKIAQSVTNKPSLIICNTIIGFGSPNKSGTSESHGAPLGEKEISLTRKKLNWNYTSFQIPDNVYKQWNCVEKGLQFEKEWNELFSLYQFQYPDLSVEYLRRVNTQLPLNWDQETENYISFLQNNTQNIASRQASQNTLEKYAKILPELIGGSADLSPSNLTIWSGCKSIKDNLSGNYIHYGVREFGMTAIANGISHHGGFIPYTATFLMFVEYARNAVRMAALMNTKHIFVYTHDSIGLGEDGPTHQPVEQIASLRMTPNIDVWRPSDQVETAVAWKQAIERKSGPTALILSRQNLPQFFRNTKQLSHISYGAYVLYDSQKPLDIIFISTGSELYITLMSAKKLTSLGYSTRVVSMPSTNVFDRQNSSYKEYILPSYVTKRVAIEASIEDFWYKYTGINGLIIGMKTFGASAPAEDLFKKFGFTIDHIVKQAIVLLKS; this comes from the coding sequence ATGTGTTTACGAAAAGAATTAGCTAATGCGATTCGTATTTTAAGTATAGATGCTGTTCAAAATGCTAAATCAGGTCATCCCGGTATGCCCATGGGAATGGCGGATATTGCTGAAGTATTATGGAGAGATTTTTTAAAACATAGTCCTAGAAATCCTAATTGGTACAATCGTGATCGCTTTGTATTATCTAATGGACATGGTTCTATGTTGTTATATAGTTTATTACATCTTACAGGATATGATTTATCAATAGATGAATTAAAAAATTTTCGACAACTTAATTCAAAAACTCCTGGACATCCTGAAATAGGTGAAACTCCTGGAGTTGAAACAACTACTGGTCCATTGGGACAAGGATTAGCTAATGCTGTTGGTATGGCGATTGCTGAAAGAACTTTAGGTGCCTATTTTAACAGGCCAGGATATAATATTATTGATCATTATACTTGGGTATTTGTAGGTGATGGTTGTTTAATGGAAGGAATTTCTCATGAAGTATGTTCTTTAGCTGGTACTTTAAATCTCGGTAAATTAGTTGTTTTTTATGATAAAAATAATATTTCAATAGATGGAAAAGTCTCTAATTGGTTTACAGATGATACAGCAAAACGTTTCGAATCTTATAATTGGCATGTTATAGATAATATAAATGGTCATGATTCAAATATGATTCATAAAAGTATAAAAATAGCACAATCAGTAACAAATAAACCTTCACTTATTATTTGCAATACTATTATTGGATTTGGTTCTCCTAATAAATCAGGAACTTCAGAATCACATGGAGCTCCTCTTGGAGAAAAAGAAATCTCTTTAACTCGAAAAAAATTAAATTGGAATTATACTTCTTTCCAGATTCCTGACAACGTTTATAAACAATGGAATTGTGTAGAAAAAGGATTACAGTTTGAAAAAGAGTGGAATGAATTATTTTCTTTATATCAATTTCAATACCCTGATCTATCTGTTGAATATTTAAGACGGGTCAATACACAATTGCCTTTGAATTGGGATCAAGAAACTGAAAATTATATCAGTTTTTTACAAAATAATACACAGAATATTGCTAGTCGACAAGCATCTCAAAACACATTAGAAAAATATGCAAAAATTTTACCTGAATTAATAGGTGGTTCAGCAGATTTATCACCTAGCAATTTAACTATTTGGTCTGGTTGCAAATCTATAAAAGATAACTTATCTGGAAATTATATACATTATGGAGTCCGTGAGTTTGGAATGACAGCAATTGCTAATGGTATATCTCATCATGGAGGATTTATCCCTTATACTGCTACATTTTTAATGTTTGTAGAATATGCTCGAAATGCAGTTCGTATGGCTGCTTTAATGAATACAAAACATATTTTTGTATATACTCATGATTCTATTGGATTAGGTGAAGATGGTCCTACACATCAACCTGTTGAGCAAATAGCTAGTTTACGCATGACTCCTAATATAGATGTATGGAGACCTAGTGATCAAGTTGAAACAGCAGTAGCTTGGAAACAAGCAATCGAAAGAAAATCAGGACCAACTGCATTAATTTTATCTCGTCAAAATTTACCTCAATTTTTTAGGAATACGAAACAATTAAGTCATATTTCATATGGAGCTTATGTATTATATGACTCTCAAAAACCACTTGATATAATTTTTATATCTACTGGTTCAGAACTTTATATTACTTTGATGTCTGCAAAAAAACTTACATCTTTAGGATATTCTACGCGTGTAGTGTCCATGCCTTCTACTAATGTTTTTGATAGACAAAATTCTTCTTATAAAGAATACATATTACCTTCTTATGTTACTAAAAGAGTTGCAATTGAAGCAAGTATAGAAGATTTTTGGTATAAATATACAGGTATTAATGGTTTAATTATTGGGATGAAAACATTTGGAGCATCAGCTCCAGCAGAAGATTTATTTAAAAAATTTGGTTTTACTATAGATCATATAGTTAAACAAGCAATAGTTTTATTGAAATCATAA
- the hisH gene encoding imidazole glycerol phosphate synthase subunit HisH has product MDIVIINTGCANLTSIQVAIQQLGYNPIVTSDPSLIMQSKKIFLPGVGTALSVMNFLYKKNIIDLIPKLKQNILGICLGMQLFCNFSEESNGIDTLGIIQSSVLRLKSNNLPLPHIGWNRIFFNKEHTLFKNIPNYSRFYFVHSYAIPVNKYTLSTTNYGINFSSVIQKDNFFGVQFHPEKSGKIGSQFLKNFLEM; this is encoded by the coding sequence ATGGATATAGTAATAATAAATACAGGTTGTGCAAATTTAACTTCAATACAAGTTGCAATTCAACAATTAGGTTATAATCCTATCGTTACTTCTGATCCTTCTCTTATTATGCAATCTAAAAAAATTTTTTTACCTGGAGTAGGGACAGCTTTATCTGTTATGAATTTTTTATATAAAAAAAATATAATTGATCTTATTCCAAAACTTAAACAAAATATATTAGGTATATGTCTTGGAATGCAATTGTTTTGTAATTTTAGTGAAGAATCTAATGGGATTGATACTCTTGGTATTATTCAATCTTCTGTATTGCGTTTAAAAAGTAATAATTTACCATTACCCCATATTGGATGGAATAGAATTTTTTTTAATAAAGAGCATACTTTATTTAAAAATATACCAAATTATTCAAGATTCTATTTTGTTCATAGTTATGCAATCCCAGTGAATAAATATACATTATCTACAACTAATTATGGTATTAATTTTAGTTCAGTCATTCAAAAAGATAATTTTTTTGGTGTTCAATTTCATCCAGAAAAATCTGGAAAGATAGGGTCTCAATTTTTAAAAAATTTTTTGGAGATGTAA
- the smrB gene encoding endonuclease SmrB yields the protein MNKKNRDTINSNILFRQWLNGTREIVQDTIFHSRVHKKNNANIISKRYILEQNAHSHYFSYRNKTNLFKDNPVSYIRHNSSYNILKNLQKGKYNPDIFLDLHGLTQYQAQQALGELITTCQKEKYFCAHIMHGYGKNILKKQTPFWLSQHPDIIAFHQAPKFFGSDAAIIVIIEIHS from the coding sequence ATGAATAAAAAAAATCGAGATACTATTAATTCGAATATTTTATTTCGTCAATGGTTAAATGGTACTCGTGAAATAGTACAAGATACTATTTTTCATTCTCGAGTTCATAAAAAAAATAATGCTAATATTATATCTAAACGTTATATTCTTGAACAGAATGCTCACAGTCATTATTTTTCTTATAGAAATAAAACAAATTTATTTAAAGATAATCCTGTTTCTTATATTCGTCATAATAGTTCATATAATATCTTAAAAAATTTACAAAAAGGAAAATATAATCCAGATATTTTTCTTGATTTGCATGGATTAACACAATATCAAGCACAACAAGCATTAGGTGAGTTAATAACAACATGTCAAAAAGAAAAATATTTTTGTGCACATATTATGCACGGATATGGTAAAAATATATTAAAAAAACAAACCCCTTTTTGGTTGTCTCAACATCCAGATATTATAGCTTTTCATCAAGCACCTAAATTTTTTGGTAGCGATGCTGCAATTATAGTTATAATTGAAATCCATTCTTAA
- the hisD gene encoding histidinol dehydrogenase, with translation MKNFKKIIFWNQLNSYEQDKILSRPHLKNSSDFRKTVKKIINNVKNLGDQALKDYSYLFDKYDCKKLQISNKQIIASSSYLSSELKNSINIAKNNITSFHKAQQSSSIDIETQIGVRCQQIHVPLNKIGIYIPGGTAPLFSTVLMLAIPAKISGCNKIVLCSPPPISNEILYSAHICGVDTIFQVGGAQAIAALAFGTKTIPKVDKIFGPGNNYVTEAKLQVSSMFNGTSIDMLAGPSELLIIADNTANPNFIAADLLSQAEHGISSQVILLTPFYELAKEVLDAINKQLKNLSRISEILVALQNSAIIITKNLLECVKISNIYSPEHLIIQTRAPRETLYHISNASSIFLGSWSPESVGDYASGTNHVLPTYGKSVTDSALGLDDFQKRILIQELTPQGFKNLSNTVEILSSAERLEAHKNAVKIRVEYLEGKYGK, from the coding sequence ATGAAAAATTTTAAAAAAATCATTTTCTGGAATCAATTAAATTCATATGAACAAGATAAAATACTATCTAGACCTCATTTAAAAAATAGCAGTGATTTCAGAAAAACTGTTAAAAAAATTATAAATAATGTCAAAAATTTAGGTGATCAAGCATTAAAAGATTATTCTTATTTATTTGATAAGTATGATTGTAAAAAACTACAAATTTCTAATAAACAAATTATTGCTTCGTCATCATATTTAAGTTCAGAATTAAAAAATTCTATTAATATTGCAAAAAATAATATTACATCTTTTCATAAAGCACAACAATCATCTTCAATAGATATTGAAACACAAATTGGAGTACGTTGTCAGCAAATTCATGTACCTTTAAATAAAATTGGTATTTATATCCCAGGTGGAACAGCTCCTTTGTTCTCTACAGTATTAATGTTAGCAATACCAGCTAAAATTTCTGGTTGTAATAAAATTGTTCTTTGTTCTCCTCCTCCAATTAGTAATGAAATACTTTATTCAGCTCATATTTGTGGTGTTGATACTATTTTTCAAGTTGGAGGAGCTCAAGCTATAGCAGCTCTTGCATTTGGTACTAAAACGATTCCTAAAGTAGATAAAATTTTTGGTCCAGGTAATAATTATGTAACAGAAGCTAAATTGCAAGTTAGTTCAATGTTTAATGGAACATCTATAGATATGTTAGCAGGACCTTCAGAATTATTAATTATTGCTGATAATACTGCTAATCCAAATTTTATTGCTGCTGATTTATTATCTCAAGCTGAGCATGGTATATCTTCTCAAGTGATTTTATTAACACCATTCTATGAATTAGCAAAAGAAGTATTAGATGCGATTAATAAACAATTAAAAAATCTGTCTAGAATATCAGAAATTTTAGTTGCTTTGCAAAATAGTGCAATTATTATTACTAAAAATCTATTAGAATGTGTGAAAATATCCAATATTTATTCTCCTGAACACTTAATTATTCAAACCAGAGCACCTAGAGAAACACTCTATCATATCTCTAATGCCAGTTCTATTTTTTTAGGTTCATGGTCTCCTGAATCTGTAGGTGATTATGCATCAGGAACAAATCATGTTCTACCAACATATGGAAAGTCTGTTACTGATTCAGCTTTAGGTTTAGATGATTTTCAAAAACGTATACTAATTCAAGAATTAACACCTCAAGGATTCAAAAATTTATCTAATACTGTTGAAATTTTATCTTCTGCAGAAAGATTAGAGGCACATAAAAATGCTGTAAAAATTCGAGTAGAATATTTAGAGGGAAAATATGGAAAATAA